In the genome of Coraliomargarita algicola, one region contains:
- a CDS encoding beta-ketoacyl-ACP synthase III, which yields MSQPTQSVIITGTGAYAPDHIVTNDDMAKIVETSDEWIRTRSGISERRFAAKDETTSDMAQLAAEKAIAAAGIDRNEIDLIIVATMTPDMPFPSTACLLQSKLGLNNITAFDIQAACSGFIYALNTGSNMLRSGAYKKALIIGAEKMSSILDFEDRTTCVLFGDGASAVILETSETAAVGVLDTITGSDGSDPSLLYQAAGGSAIPASVESINARQHFIKMNGKEIFKLAVRVMGQVSQDVLERNDYSTDQVDLLIPHQANMRIIDSLAKRMKLPMEQFHNNLDRYGNTSGASVGIALDEAFRNGRIKSGDLVLLVAFGAGLTWGASLIKWQ from the coding sequence ATGTCTCAGCCTACTCAATCCGTTATCATTACCGGCACAGGTGCGTATGCACCCGATCATATAGTGACCAATGATGATATGGCCAAAATCGTGGAGACGTCGGACGAATGGATTCGCACGCGCTCCGGCATCAGTGAGCGCCGCTTTGCTGCCAAAGACGAAACCACCAGCGACATGGCGCAGCTGGCCGCGGAAAAAGCAATCGCCGCCGCTGGCATCGACCGCAACGAGATCGACCTCATCATCGTTGCCACCATGACGCCGGACATGCCCTTTCCTTCGACCGCATGCTTACTCCAAAGCAAGCTCGGACTCAACAACATCACTGCCTTCGACATACAGGCAGCCTGCTCTGGTTTTATTTACGCACTCAACACCGGCTCCAATATGCTGCGCTCCGGTGCTTATAAAAAAGCCCTCATCATCGGTGCCGAAAAAATGAGCTCGATCTTAGACTTTGAAGACCGCACCACTTGCGTGCTCTTCGGCGATGGTGCCAGCGCAGTCATTTTAGAGACCTCAGAGACTGCTGCCGTGGGCGTACTCGACACGATCACTGGTTCCGACGGGTCCGATCCCAGCCTGCTCTACCAAGCCGCTGGCGGCTCCGCAATTCCCGCAAGTGTCGAATCTATCAACGCACGCCAGCACTTCATCAAGATGAACGGCAAGGAGATATTCAAGCTCGCCGTCCGCGTCATGGGCCAAGTGAGCCAAGATGTGCTGGAGCGTAACGACTACAGCACCGACCAAGTCGACCTGCTCATTCCACACCAGGCCAACATGCGTATCATCGACAGCCTCGCCAAACGAATGAAGCTGCCGATGGAACAATTTCACAACAATCTTGACCGCTATGGGAACACCTCCGGTGCATCTGTCGGGATCGCCCTGGACGAAGCCTTCCGCAATGGCCGCATAAAGTCCGGCGACTTAGTGCTACTGGTCGCCTTCGGGGCAGGCTTGACCTGGGGAGCCTCACTGATCAAATGGCAGTAA
- the bamD gene encoding outer membrane protein assembly factor BamD, which yields MQRNAFTLLAIWFLLLSSLQVEAGLNPFSWFAGDDEEDVIALKIASPADEAAAASLLETGMAKLEDGNTGSANRTFKKIIKKYSTAKAAADARYYRGQILTTKGKWVKAFASFQEVISKHPNYESFDQVIGAQFECATALMEGARGRILWIIPGFRQYGEATREFEQIVRNAPYSDYAPLSLMNIAIVSEMQEKPEDAIDALDRLINYYPQSMLAPDAYYNMAETYSNLVKGAQYDQGSTRQAISYYEDFLILFPKSNYLGEVESNLAAMEDLLARSRLSLGDFFYNFRSNNTAALVFYNETITIAPESEAAAEARLRIADIEAGVKPTSGASILRKILTD from the coding sequence ATGCAACGCAACGCTTTCACTCTTCTCGCAATCTGGTTTCTCCTCCTCTCCTCCTTACAAGTTGAAGCAGGACTCAATCCATTCAGCTGGTTCGCAGGCGACGACGAGGAAGACGTCATCGCACTTAAAATTGCCAGTCCCGCCGATGAAGCCGCAGCCGCCTCGCTACTGGAGACTGGCATGGCCAAACTAGAAGACGGCAACACAGGCTCCGCCAACCGCACCTTCAAGAAAATCATCAAAAAATATTCGACTGCCAAAGCCGCAGCCGATGCCCGCTACTATCGCGGACAAATTCTCACCACCAAAGGCAAATGGGTGAAAGCCTTTGCCAGCTTCCAGGAAGTCATCTCTAAACACCCCAACTACGAAAGCTTCGACCAAGTGATCGGCGCACAATTTGAATGCGCGACCGCACTCATGGAAGGTGCCCGCGGACGCATCCTATGGATCATTCCAGGCTTTAGACAATATGGCGAAGCCACCCGCGAATTTGAACAAATCGTTCGCAACGCCCCCTACAGCGATTATGCACCGCTCTCGTTGATGAACATCGCGATCGTCTCGGAAATGCAAGAAAAGCCCGAAGATGCCATTGATGCGCTCGATCGCTTGATCAACTACTACCCACAGAGCATGCTCGCCCCCGACGCCTACTATAACATGGCCGAGACCTACTCGAACCTCGTCAAAGGCGCTCAATACGACCAAGGCTCCACCCGCCAAGCCATCAGTTACTACGAAGATTTCCTGATCCTCTTCCCCAAGAGTAACTACCTGGGCGAGGTCGAAAGTAATCTGGCCGCGATGGAAGATCTACTGGCCCGTAGTCGACTCAGCCTGGGTGACTTCTTCTATAATTTCCGCTCCAACAACACCGCGGCACTGGTCTTTTACAACGAAACCATCACCATCGCCCCCGAATCCGAAGCGGCTGCAGAAGCACGCCTCCGCATCGCCGACATCGAAGCAGGCGTCAAGCCGACATCCGGCGCCAGTATCCTGCGCAAGATCCTGACAGACTAA
- the lptE gene encoding LPS assembly lipoprotein LptE produces the protein MKMLPNALRTPLLAMLTVLAAILISGCQSYQWGNPAELPFKSIYIKPVSNDSFAPQAQALLSGQIRDAFIRDGRTLLVTSEEDADAVLLVNLTNYKRRAAALSSQDTATAADFDLTLVAELSLYNQNQGDYFFEGRVIEETSNAYVNNPYLASTATSNTQSFLQSEDQAMSLLTRDLARRISNEVLSPWEPKQ, from the coding sequence ATGAAGATGCTCCCAAACGCCCTCCGCACCCCCCTGCTCGCTATGCTCACCGTGCTGGCCGCGATCCTGATTAGCGGTTGTCAATCCTATCAATGGGGCAACCCGGCGGAGCTCCCCTTCAAGTCGATCTACATCAAACCTGTCTCCAACGACAGCTTCGCACCACAAGCACAAGCACTACTCAGCGGACAGATACGGGATGCCTTCATTCGTGATGGACGCACCCTGCTCGTCACCAGCGAAGAAGACGCCGATGCGGTACTACTGGTCAATCTGACCAACTACAAACGAAGAGCCGCGGCCCTCAGTAGTCAAGATACCGCCACCGCTGCCGATTTTGATCTCACACTCGTGGCCGAGCTCTCTCTATATAACCAAAATCAAGGGGATTACTTTTTTGAAGGACGCGTCATCGAAGAAACTTCCAACGCCTACGTCAACAACCCCTACCTGGCGTCCACAGCGACATCCAACACACAGAGCTTCCTCCAATCCGAGGACCAAGCCATGTCACTGCTGACCCGCGATCTCGCTCGAAGAATAAGCAACGAAGTGCTCAGCCCTTGGGAACCCAAGCAGTAA
- a CDS encoding FMN-binding protein has protein sequence MHFRLSTFSLLLPLFLVVKVGLQAKEDIYLEPDSFIQQSFEGTPEQKVLWLTKETKARIKAVFGSDYPGLRIRYWQQGPRTAWILEEIGKVKPITTGFLIEGDAMLQMRVLIYRESHGWEVRYPFFTDQFTGLQLSPEQKLNKKIDGISGATLSVNALTRLSKLALFLHQEVTQ, from the coding sequence ATGCACTTTCGCCTCAGTACATTCAGCTTACTCCTCCCCCTGTTCCTAGTGGTCAAGGTCGGCTTGCAAGCGAAAGAGGACATCTACCTGGAGCCTGACAGCTTCATCCAACAGAGCTTCGAAGGCACGCCCGAACAAAAAGTGCTGTGGTTAACGAAAGAAACCAAGGCCCGCATCAAAGCAGTTTTCGGTAGCGACTATCCTGGCCTGCGCATCCGCTACTGGCAACAGGGCCCGCGCACCGCATGGATTCTCGAAGAAATCGGTAAGGTCAAGCCCATCACTACCGGCTTTCTCATCGAAGGCGATGCCATGCTACAAATGCGCGTGCTCATCTATCGCGAAAGTCATGGCTGGGAAGTGCGCTACCCCTTTTTCACCGATCAATTCACAGGGCTGCAATTATCCCCGGAGCAAAAGCTTAATAAGAAGATCGACGGCATCAGCGGCGCCACCCTCTCAGTCAACGCCCTCACCCGCCTCTCAAAACTAGCGCTCTTCCTACACCAGGAGGTAACACAGTGA
- a CDS encoding PepSY-associated TM helix domain-containing protein → MNFPRKRVILAWHRWMGLVSALFLVVLSITGLALNHTERLGLDTIQINNRFILSRYGMAAGSEIHAYRIHGSHTLAHLNGQLFYDGQALTHGDLPLGIVEGDPISVVATATQLIYLSGDGELIETIHHSQLPYDKLIAVGRSGDDRPVLIAEEGCWSPDANWLDFDTYQAGYNVSPLIQTELSDASAATILDAFQGSGVSLYRVMLDLHAGRLFGWGGRTLMDLTAIAILLLVSSGIGGWLRKSRRKTPSIS, encoded by the coding sequence GTGAATTTCCCGCGCAAACGTGTAATCTTAGCCTGGCACCGCTGGATGGGCCTAGTCTCGGCCTTGTTTCTAGTCGTGCTCTCCATCACTGGTCTGGCGCTCAACCATACCGAGCGGCTGGGTTTAGATACGATACAAATCAACAACCGTTTCATCCTCAGTCGCTACGGCATGGCCGCCGGCTCTGAAATCCACGCCTACCGCATCCACGGCTCCCACACCTTGGCACACCTGAATGGACAACTTTTCTACGACGGCCAAGCACTCACTCACGGCGACCTCCCCCTCGGCATCGTCGAAGGCGATCCCATCAGCGTCGTCGCCACTGCCACTCAACTCATTTATCTAAGCGGCGATGGCGAGTTAATCGAGACGATTCACCACAGCCAGCTGCCCTACGATAAACTCATCGCCGTCGGGCGCAGTGGCGACGATCGCCCGGTACTCATCGCTGAAGAGGGATGCTGGAGCCCCGACGCTAATTGGCTCGATTTCGACACGTATCAGGCTGGCTACAATGTGAGCCCACTGATACAAACCGAGCTCAGCGATGCCAGTGCCGCAACAATTCTAGACGCCTTTCAAGGCAGTGGAGTTTCCCTATATCGTGTAATGCTCGATCTACATGCGGGACGCCTATTCGGTTGGGGCGGACGCACACTAATGGATCTAACTGCCATCGCGATCCTACTACTGGTCAGCTCCGGCATCGGCGGTTGGCTGCGCAAATCACGCCGAAAAACACCGTCCATTTCCTGA
- a CDS encoding FAD:protein FMN transferase, whose product MQRRRFIQIMASSIAGLGLGQTLSARSLQPVSWQGYALGSEGQFTLYTEQPTQARRILDTCLAEIRHLESRFSLYDSQSELCQLNRNGSLSNPAPEWQPLLRAIDQAYQQTNGLFDPTIQPIWKHYQAHFAAQPQATTVPDEGTLQAALARTGWQHVQHNESGVHFKQPSMSLTLNGIAQGYITDRIAEILQAAGYGQVLIELGETRGLGQHPEQRPWQIGIQDANNRQNIYRIAELENQALATSGGYGSPFSQDGTYHHLIHPQTGRPTTQWKSLSVIAPSATQADALSTGLSFASPSQIQQFQQTHDQVQILTQA is encoded by the coding sequence ATGCAACGTCGACGCTTCATTCAAATTATGGCGAGCTCCATCGCGGGCTTAGGCCTCGGGCAAACACTTTCTGCACGTTCACTACAGCCCGTGAGTTGGCAAGGCTACGCACTCGGTAGCGAAGGCCAATTTACGCTCTACACAGAGCAGCCCACACAAGCCAGACGCATACTCGACACTTGCTTAGCTGAAATCCGCCACCTCGAATCGCGCTTTAGTCTATACGACAGTCAATCCGAACTCTGTCAGCTCAACCGCAACGGCTCACTCAGCAATCCCGCCCCCGAGTGGCAGCCTCTACTACGCGCGATCGACCAAGCCTACCAACAAACAAACGGTCTATTTGACCCCACAATTCAACCCATTTGGAAGCACTATCAAGCACATTTTGCAGCGCAGCCTCAGGCCACGACTGTGCCCGATGAAGGCACATTACAAGCGGCCCTCGCTCGCACCGGTTGGCAACACGTGCAGCACAATGAGAGCGGCGTCCACTTCAAGCAGCCCAGCATGTCACTCACCCTCAACGGCATCGCCCAAGGCTACATCACCGACCGCATCGCAGAAATCCTACAGGCCGCCGGCTACGGACAAGTACTCATCGAACTGGGTGAGACACGCGGACTGGGACAACATCCAGAGCAACGCCCTTGGCAAATCGGCATCCAAGACGCCAACAACCGCCAAAACATCTACCGAATCGCTGAGCTGGAAAACCAAGCCCTCGCCACCAGTGGTGGCTACGGTAGTCCCTTCTCTCAAGACGGCACATACCACCACCTGATCCACCCGCAGACAGGCCGCCCCACCACACAATGGAAAAGCCTAAGTGTGATTGCCCCCTCCGCCACCCAAGCCGATGCCCTCTCGACCGGACTCTCATTTGCCAGCCCAAGCCAGATCCAGCAATTCCAACAAACACACGACCAAGTCCAAATACTCACACAGGCCTAA
- a CDS encoding phosphatidylserine decarboxylase, with translation MSQDAEYNAAIEFYNRHSGEVETEDVYGEGFLRWAYGNPLGRLTVAVAVKRLWFSKWYGWRMDSPKSRAKVAPFIWDYGVDVDEFADSVESYSSFNEFFYRKLKPSARPVDADPAVAVFPADGRHLGIENVSLADSFYIKGQRFDLEAFVGDAALAREFEGGSMVISRLCPVDYHRYHFPVAGQAGPVDILAGSLRSVSPLALRRNLSILWENRRARTLVDSPEFGKVIVMEVGATCVGGMHSTFQPGVVQKGADKGYFSFGGSCVTTIYQSGALRLDADLLEQAAAGREVYAKMGERCGVAVRPD, from the coding sequence ATGAGTCAGGACGCAGAATATAACGCAGCCATCGAGTTTTACAATCGCCACAGTGGCGAAGTGGAGACGGAGGATGTCTATGGGGAGGGCTTTTTACGCTGGGCGTATGGGAATCCGTTGGGCCGCTTGACGGTAGCGGTGGCGGTGAAGCGCTTGTGGTTCTCGAAGTGGTATGGCTGGCGGATGGATTCCCCGAAGAGTCGCGCCAAGGTGGCACCTTTTATTTGGGACTATGGGGTCGATGTGGATGAATTTGCGGATTCTGTTGAGAGCTACTCGAGTTTTAATGAATTCTTTTACCGCAAGTTGAAGCCGAGCGCGCGTCCTGTGGATGCCGATCCGGCGGTAGCGGTTTTCCCAGCCGATGGCAGGCACCTGGGGATCGAGAATGTTAGTTTGGCAGACAGTTTTTATATCAAAGGGCAGCGTTTTGATTTGGAAGCCTTTGTTGGGGACGCCGCGCTGGCGCGTGAGTTTGAAGGGGGCTCGATGGTGATCTCGCGGCTGTGTCCAGTGGATTACCACCGCTATCATTTCCCGGTTGCGGGGCAGGCCGGGCCGGTGGACATCCTGGCAGGAAGTTTGCGCTCGGTGAGTCCCTTGGCCTTGCGGCGCAATTTATCGATTTTGTGGGAAAACCGACGTGCGCGCACCTTGGTGGATTCGCCTGAGTTTGGCAAAGTGATCGTGATGGAAGTGGGGGCGACCTGTGTGGGGGGCATGCACTCGACCTTTCAGCCCGGAGTGGTGCAGAAGGGCGCGGACAAGGGCTATTTTTCTTTTGGTGGCTCCTGTGTGACGACGATCTATCAGTCAGGCGCGTTACGGCTCGATGCCGATTTACTGGAACAAGCCGCGGCTGGGCGCGAGGTGTACGCCAAGATGGGCGAGCGCTGCGGTGTGGCCGTCCGACCAGACTAA